One region of Pirellulales bacterium genomic DNA includes:
- a CDS encoding multiheme c-type cytochrome, with protein MFAKTRIAAALLCLVALALLVAIGQAPRAGPPSPAASSVKAAGDCRGCHEQVWREWQTSYHSRAWSDDPVQAAFQHFGFDRRCQSCHAPVRELVMDVSAPIELRADDPASGVDCLSCHGLAEGGIAAARTIADAPCRPREVKGFGGSRACGACHQAIYQDWHESRYRTASKECQSCHMPAVAERAHGRNHVCLGGHDLNLIRSAAKLSCRRDRDELVVSATNHATGHNFPGERHNRVLYLQVIERNSRGEITLARQELIKGITPFRGESSAEKLRIDQTFEARFPIVGPPVVAEVQLLYKSFPWYPDAEALVVAHAKMELGP; from the coding sequence ATGTTTGCCAAAACGCGAATTGCCGCTGCTTTGCTCTGCTTGGTGGCCCTGGCCTTGCTGGTGGCCATCGGCCAAGCGCCGCGCGCCGGCCCGCCGTCGCCTGCCGCCTCGAGCGTGAAGGCCGCCGGCGATTGCCGTGGCTGTCACGAGCAGGTGTGGCGTGAATGGCAAACCTCGTACCACTCGCGCGCCTGGAGCGACGATCCGGTGCAGGCCGCATTTCAACATTTCGGCTTCGACCGCCGCTGCCAGTCGTGCCACGCTCCGGTCCGCGAACTCGTGATGGATGTCAGCGCTCCGATCGAGCTGCGCGCCGACGACCCGGCCAGCGGGGTCGATTGCCTGAGCTGTCATGGCCTGGCCGAGGGCGGCATTGCGGCCGCGCGGACCATCGCCGACGCGCCCTGCCGTCCGCGTGAGGTCAAGGGTTTCGGCGGCAGCCGGGCCTGCGGCGCCTGCCACCAGGCGATCTATCAAGATTGGCACGAAAGCCGGTATCGCACGGCGAGCAAAGAATGCCAGTCGTGCCACATGCCGGCGGTCGCCGAGAGGGCCCACGGCCGCAATCATGTCTGCCTCGGCGGACACGATCTCAATCTGATTCGTTCGGCGGCGAAACTGAGCTGCCGCCGCGACCGCGACGAACTCGTCGTGTCCGCCACAAACCATGCCACGGGGCATAACTTTCCGGGCGAGCGACACAATCGCGTACTGTATCTTCAGGTGATCGAGCGCAATTCGCGGGGCGAGATCACGCTGGCCAGGCAGGAGTTGATCAAAGGCATCACGCCCTTTCGTGGAGAGTCGAGTGCGGAGAAGCTGCGCATCGACCAGACGTTCGAGGCACGTTTTCCCATCGTCGGGCCGCCGGTCGTCGCCGAGGTGCAGCTTCTCTACAAGTCGTTTCCCTGGTATCCCGACGCCGAAGCCCTGGTCGTCGCGCATGCCAAGATGGAGCTGGGGCCTTGA
- the argF gene encoding ornithine carbamoyltransferase encodes MRNLITLADLSSAEFERVFAISEDLKSKHAQGLREALLPGRVIALLFEKPSLRTRVSFEAGICHLGGSSLFLGKEVGWGSRETIADFARVLSTYVDAIVVRAQSHQKLQELAEHSTCTVINGLTDYLHPCQALADLFTLRELVGPLKGRTLAYVGDGNNVARSLAIGCGKLGMRFILAAPKEYQFEADFLALLKKVVPQLKLTVTADPRKAVRDAAAIYTDVWTSMGQEAESDVRRQALADYQVNEALLSHAPENTFFMHCLPARRGEEVTDGVMDGPSSVVVQQAANRLHVQKGILAWLLGAKA; translated from the coding sequence ATGCGCAACTTAATCACGCTGGCCGATCTGTCGAGCGCCGAATTCGAGCGGGTGTTTGCCATCAGCGAAGACCTGAAAAGCAAGCACGCCCAGGGACTGCGAGAGGCGCTGCTGCCCGGCCGCGTGATCGCCTTGCTGTTCGAGAAGCCTTCGCTGCGGACGCGAGTCAGCTTCGAGGCCGGCATCTGTCATCTGGGCGGCAGCAGCCTGTTTCTCGGCAAGGAGGTGGGCTGGGGATCGCGGGAGACGATCGCCGATTTTGCCCGCGTGCTGAGCACCTATGTCGACGCCATCGTCGTGCGTGCTCAGTCGCACCAGAAGCTGCAGGAGCTGGCCGAGCATTCGACGTGTACGGTCATCAACGGGCTGACGGATTACCTGCATCCCTGCCAGGCGCTGGCCGACCTGTTTACGTTGCGCGAGCTGGTTGGGCCGTTGAAAGGCCGGACGCTGGCTTACGTGGGCGACGGGAACAACGTGGCCCGCAGCCTGGCGATCGGCTGCGGCAAGCTGGGCATGCGGTTTATCCTGGCGGCGCCCAAGGAGTATCAGTTCGAGGCCGACTTTCTGGCCCTGCTGAAGAAGGTGGTGCCGCAATTGAAGCTGACCGTGACCGCCGATCCGCGCAAAGCGGTGCGCGACGCGGCGGCCATCTATACCGATGTCTGGACGAGCATGGGCCAGGAAGCCGAAAGCGACGTGCGGCGGCAGGCGCTGGCCGACTACCAGGTGAACGAAGCCTTGCTCTCGCACGCGCCCGAAAACACGTTCTTCATGCACTGCCTGCCGGCGCGTCGCGGCGAAGAAGTGACCGACGGCGTGATGGACGGACCGTCGAGCGTGGTGGTGCAACAGGCCGCCAATCGGCTGCACGTGCAGAAAGGGATCTTGGCCTGGCTGCTGGGAGCCAAAGCGTGA
- the argB gene encoding acetylglutamate kinase, with product MSSAIEKADVLIEALEWIRRFRDKVTVIKLGGSVMEDANALRHLLLDIIFMRTVGMRPVVVHGGGAAISRAMTEAGLVPRFVQGRRYTDDAALEIVERVLAYETNEHIFERIEELGGRAAPLNFHTTNVLFGERMMLDGENGQPIDLGHVGQVTRVDRTTVENLCYAGIVPVIPSMCVDGQKQKLNVNADTAATAVAQEMRAEKLVFLSDVNGVRRSKDDPASLIHSLTAAEARGLMASGAIESGMIPKVEACLETLNNGVSKIHIIDGRLRHSLLLEIYTSSGVGTEIVNE from the coding sequence CTGTCTAGCGCCATCGAAAAGGCCGACGTGCTCATCGAGGCGCTGGAATGGATCCGGCGTTTCCGCGACAAAGTCACCGTCATCAAGCTGGGCGGCAGCGTGATGGAAGACGCCAACGCCCTGCGGCACCTGCTGCTCGACATCATCTTCATGCGCACCGTCGGCATGCGGCCCGTGGTGGTCCACGGTGGCGGCGCGGCCATCAGCCGCGCCATGACCGAGGCCGGGCTGGTGCCGCGGTTCGTGCAAGGCCGCCGCTATACCGACGACGCCGCGCTCGAAATCGTCGAGCGCGTGCTGGCCTATGAAACCAACGAGCACATTTTCGAGCGCATCGAAGAACTCGGCGGCCGCGCCGCGCCGCTCAACTTCCACACCACCAACGTCCTGTTTGGCGAGCGGATGATGCTCGACGGCGAAAACGGCCAGCCGATCGACCTGGGGCACGTCGGTCAGGTGACGCGCGTCGACCGCACGACGGTCGAGAACCTGTGCTATGCCGGCATCGTCCCGGTCATCCCCTCCATGTGCGTCGACGGCCAGAAGCAGAAGTTGAACGTGAACGCCGACACGGCGGCCACCGCCGTCGCCCAGGAGATGCGGGCCGAAAAGCTCGTCTTTCTCAGCGACGTGAACGGCGTCCGCCGCAGCAAAGACGACCCCGCCTCGCTCATCCACTCGCTCACCGCGGCCGAAGCGCGGGGGTTGATGGCCAGCGGTGCGATCGAGTCGGGCATGATCCCCAAAGTCGAAGCCTGCCTGGAGACGCTCAACAACGGCGTCAGCAAGATCCACATCATCGACGGACGGCTGCGCCATTCGCTGCTGCTGGAAATCTACACCAGCAGCGGTGTGGGAACCGAAATCGTCAACGAATGA
- a CDS encoding extracellular solute-binding protein, with the protein MIEGGIWLAIIALCVLPGCRSEDTPEVVVYVAIDRGDAEPILNDFQTASGIHVRAVYDAEAAKTTGLVTRLLAESQSPRCDVFWNNELVQTLLLADRGLLDRYESPEAADIPADSKDADGRWTAVAMRARVIVYNTDHVPEQKAPRGLQDLAGPEWRGQVAIADPQFGTTRAHAAALFAALGPEGATKWFDDLLANDVRIVDGNAMVKNLVARAKPGASPVFVGLTDTDDVLSGLADGEPIGMVFPDQHDQGTLLVPSSVALVRGAPHGESARRLIDYLVSRQVEAALTADGKGYLPVRRGSPQPKFVSRAWPLRTMQVTHTAIYEQLDTSSRWTREHFHP; encoded by the coding sequence TTGATCGAAGGCGGCATCTGGCTTGCGATAATCGCGCTGTGCGTTTTGCCGGGCTGCCGTAGCGAGGATACCCCCGAGGTCGTCGTCTACGTGGCCATCGACCGCGGCGATGCCGAGCCGATCTTGAACGACTTCCAAACGGCTTCGGGCATTCACGTTCGCGCCGTTTACGACGCCGAAGCGGCCAAGACGACCGGACTCGTAACACGGTTGCTGGCGGAGTCGCAGTCGCCGCGGTGCGACGTCTTTTGGAATAACGAACTGGTGCAGACACTGCTGCTGGCCGATCGCGGCCTGCTCGATCGTTACGAGTCTCCCGAAGCGGCCGATATTCCCGCCGATTCGAAAGACGCCGACGGCCGTTGGACCGCGGTGGCCATGCGGGCCCGCGTGATCGTCTATAACACCGACCATGTGCCGGAACAAAAGGCCCCTCGCGGCTTGCAAGACCTCGCCGGGCCCGAATGGCGGGGCCAGGTGGCCATCGCCGACCCGCAGTTTGGCACCACCCGCGCTCACGCGGCCGCCCTGTTCGCGGCGCTGGGGCCGGAAGGCGCGACGAAGTGGTTCGACGATCTTCTGGCCAACGACGTGCGAATCGTGGACGGCAACGCGATGGTCAAGAATCTCGTGGCCCGCGCCAAGCCGGGCGCCTCGCCGGTTTTCGTCGGACTCACCGACACCGACGACGTGCTCTCCGGTCTGGCCGACGGCGAACCGATCGGAATGGTGTTTCCCGACCAGCACGATCAGGGAACGCTGCTGGTGCCGAGCAGCGTGGCGCTGGTGCGCGGGGCGCCGCACGGCGAGTCGGCCCGGCGGCTCATCGACTACCTCGTCAGCCGCCAGGTTGAAGCGGCGCTCACGGCCGACGGCAAAGGCTACTTGCCGGTACGCCGCGGTTCGCCGCAGCCCAAGTTCGTGTCGCGCGCTTGGCCGCTGCGAACCATGCAGGTAACGCATACGGCGATCTACGAGCAACTCGACACGAGCAGTCGCTGGACGCGGGAGCACTTTCATCCGTGA
- a CDS encoding aspartate aminotransferase family protein codes for MASSQAAVAPPPVSQSLASSSSEVIELFKKYVIPNYNRYPVCLTHGEGSYVWDSEGKRYLDLFPGWGCNLLGHCPAPVVKAVQEQVATLIHVPNTWYIEAQGLWAKALSERSFGGQAFFCNSGTEANEAAIKLARLHTPKQRYKIITFTGGFHGRTLGSTAATAQPKYHEGLGPLMAGFVYAPYGDLEAVRKLVDAETAAIMVEPVQGEGGINIPPQEFLAGLRELCDEHGLLLIFDEVQSGFGRTGEWFAYQHFGVVPDVMTLAKALCGGIAGGAMLTKPEIAPSLRPGMHAATFGGNPIAARAGIAAIEMIEEENLLENAKQVSEVFRDRLETLRGECDAIEDVRVLGMMIGIELAREGAPVVKACMDRKLLVNCTQGTVIRLLPALNLSQQQAHDACDVLAEVLKEQVEQPV; via the coding sequence ATGGCAAGTTCGCAAGCCGCCGTTGCACCGCCCCCCGTGTCCCAGTCGCTGGCTTCTTCGTCGTCCGAAGTCATCGAGCTGTTCAAGAAGTACGTCATCCCGAATTATAACCGCTACCCGGTGTGCCTGACGCACGGCGAAGGTTCCTATGTCTGGGACAGCGAGGGGAAGCGCTATCTCGACCTGTTTCCCGGCTGGGGCTGCAATCTGCTGGGGCATTGTCCGGCGCCGGTGGTGAAGGCCGTTCAGGAGCAGGTCGCCACGCTGATCCACGTGCCGAACACCTGGTACATCGAGGCCCAGGGGCTGTGGGCCAAGGCGCTTTCGGAGCGGAGTTTTGGCGGGCAGGCGTTCTTTTGCAATTCGGGCACCGAGGCCAACGAGGCGGCCATCAAGCTGGCCCGCCTGCACACGCCCAAGCAACGCTACAAGATCATCACCTTCACCGGCGGCTTCCACGGCCGCACGCTCGGTTCGACCGCGGCCACCGCCCAGCCGAAATATCACGAAGGTCTGGGGCCGTTGATGGCCGGCTTCGTCTATGCACCCTACGGCGATCTTGAGGCGGTGCGCAAGCTGGTCGATGCCGAAACGGCCGCCATCATGGTCGAGCCGGTGCAGGGCGAAGGCGGCATCAACATTCCGCCGCAAGAGTTTCTCGCCGGTCTGCGTGAGCTTTGCGACGAGCACGGTCTGCTGCTGATCTTCGACGAAGTGCAGAGCGGTTTCGGCCGCACGGGAGAGTGGTTCGCCTACCAGCACTTCGGCGTCGTGCCCGACGTGATGACGCTGGCCAAGGCGTTGTGCGGGGGCATCGCGGGCGGAGCGATGCTGACCAAGCCCGAAATCGCGCCCAGTTTGCGGCCGGGCATGCACGCCGCCACCTTCGGCGGCAATCCCATCGCGGCACGGGCCGGCATCGCGGCCATCGAGATGATCGAAGAAGAGAACCTGCTGGAGAACGCAAAGCAGGTGAGCGAAGTCTTTCGCGACCGCCTGGAAACGCTCCGCGGCGAGTGCGACGCCATTGAAGACGTTCGCGTGCTGGGCATGATGATCGGAATCGAGCTGGCGCGTGAAGGAGCGCCGGTGGTCAAAGCCTGCATGGACCGCAAGCTGCTGGTCAATTGCACGCAGGGAACGGTCATCCGCCTTTTGCCGGCGCTCAATCTCAGCCAGCAACAGGCCCACGACGCTTGCGACGTGCTGGCCGAAGTATTGAAGGAACAAGTGGAGCAGCCCGTATAA
- a CDS encoding ferritin-like domain-containing protein encodes MATTTREHEYQTSGVSEPGTNESMRESLLEGLNEDLAGELQAVIMYLHYSATITGPYRKELRALFQAEVTDELGHAQFLSDKIAALGGQPTTVPRPVPEAQTPREMLLNVLQAEKQAIADYTRRVEHAESFGDVGLKVALENQVSDETGHKEEVERILAGWQE; translated from the coding sequence ATGGCCACGACCACCCGAGAGCACGAGTACCAAACCAGCGGGGTATCAGAACCGGGGACCAACGAAAGCATGCGCGAGTCGCTGCTGGAGGGCCTCAATGAAGACCTGGCCGGCGAACTGCAGGCCGTGATCATGTATTTGCACTATTCGGCCACGATCACCGGGCCGTATCGCAAGGAGCTGCGGGCATTATTCCAGGCGGAAGTCACCGACGAGTTGGGACATGCGCAGTTCTTGTCTGACAAGATTGCGGCCCTCGGCGGACAGCCGACCACCGTGCCGCGTCCTGTGCCCGAAGCCCAGACGCCGCGCGAAATGCTGCTCAACGTGCTGCAGGCCGAGAAGCAAGCCATTGCCGACTACACGCGGCGCGTGGAACATGCCGAATCGTTCGGCGACGTGGGCCTGAAGGTGGCGCTCGAAAACCAGGTGAGCGACGAAACGGGGCACAAGGAAGAGGTGGAGCGCATCCTGGCGGGCTGGCAGGAATAA
- a CDS encoding ABC transporter ATP-binding protein — protein sequence MYSIKCHEVTKRFDRVEVLDRVCWQIEAGKVVGLLGGSGAGKTTLLRLLAGLTRCTSGNIIIDGPANGRWRIGMVFQSLALWPHLTALEHLRCVLFRHAVNDRRRRAEALLGELRLPARVWNHRPAQLSGGEAQRLALARALAVGPDLLLLDEPLAHLDPPLRTDMLELIRDCVSARRTTCIFVTHSWDEAAMVCERIAVLDGGRLVQEGTPSELHWHPVSEAVARWTGPCIELPRAWLRQGIIATRETSPPAIAPAGADTLLIRPQQLSAMASTQENGWTVIDVRPRAGGWSTTVARGRDKLSLFLPQPVFPGETIGIELRPPVSPADDG from the coding sequence ATGTATTCGATCAAGTGTCACGAGGTCACGAAGCGTTTCGACCGTGTCGAGGTGCTCGACCGGGTCTGTTGGCAGATCGAAGCCGGCAAGGTGGTGGGACTCTTGGGCGGCTCGGGCGCCGGCAAGACGACGCTGCTCAGGCTTCTTGCCGGCTTGACCCGCTGCACCTCCGGCAACATCATCATCGACGGCCCCGCGAACGGCCGATGGCGAATTGGCATGGTGTTCCAGAGCCTGGCCCTCTGGCCTCACCTCACCGCGCTCGAGCATTTACGCTGCGTTTTGTTTCGCCACGCCGTCAACGACCGCCGGCGTCGGGCGGAAGCACTGCTCGGCGAGCTGCGTTTGCCGGCCCGTGTCTGGAACCACCGCCCCGCGCAGCTCAGTGGCGGCGAAGCCCAGCGATTGGCCCTGGCCCGCGCTTTGGCAGTCGGTCCCGACCTTCTGCTCCTCGATGAGCCGCTGGCGCATCTCGACCCTCCCTTGCGCACCGACATGCTGGAGCTGATCCGCGATTGCGTCTCCGCGCGTCGCACGACGTGCATCTTTGTCACACATTCGTGGGACGAAGCCGCGATGGTTTGCGAGCGCATCGCCGTGCTCGACGGCGGCCGCCTGGTGCAAGAGGGTACGCCGTCCGAGCTCCATTGGCATCCGGTCAGCGAAGCCGTTGCCCGCTGGACCGGCCCGTGCATCGAACTGCCGCGAGCGTGGCTGCGTCAAGGTATCATCGCCACTCGAGAAACGTCGCCGCCCGCAATCGCGCCGGCCGGGGCCGACACGCTGCTGATCCGGCCCCAGCAACTCTCGGCGATGGCCAGCACCCAGGAGAACGGTTGGACCGTCATCGACGTGCGGCCTCGGGCCGGCGGTTGGTCTACGACGGTTGCCCGCGGCCGCGATAAGCTGTCTTTGTTCCTGCCGCAGCCCGTTTTTCCGGGCGAAACCATCGGAATTGAACTGCGACCGCCGGTATCTCCGGCTGACGACGGATGA
- the rph gene encoding ribonuclease PH: MKTQNPKLLRHDGRRADELRPITIKRGFTRTASGSVLIQAGRTTVLCTASVAEEVPGWMKGEGRGWVTAEYSMLPGSTSPRKPRDRAGKIDGRTTEIQRLIGRSLRAIVDLEALGERSITVDCDVLDADGGTRTLSITGALVALVDALAAIKELPDAQRRPLCDSVAAVSVGLVDGRPVLDLDYQEDFAASVDMNVVMTGAGRFVEVQGTGEEATFSEQELAALVKLARGGIEQLIEKQRAALRRAWPF; encoded by the coding sequence GTGAAAACCCAAAATCCAAAACTGCTCCGCCACGATGGCCGGCGGGCCGACGAGCTGCGCCCAATCACGATCAAGCGGGGCTTCACCCGTACCGCGTCCGGCAGCGTGCTTATTCAGGCCGGCCGCACCACGGTGCTCTGCACGGCCAGCGTGGCCGAAGAAGTGCCTGGCTGGATGAAAGGCGAAGGTCGCGGCTGGGTCACCGCCGAATACAGCATGCTGCCCGGCAGCACGAGCCCTCGCAAGCCGCGGGATCGCGCCGGCAAGATCGACGGCCGAACCACGGAAATTCAACGGCTGATCGGCCGAAGTCTGCGGGCCATCGTCGACCTGGAAGCCCTCGGGGAGCGGTCGATCACGGTCGATTGCGACGTCTTGGACGCCGACGGCGGCACCAGGACGTTGAGCATCACCGGGGCATTGGTGGCATTGGTCGACGCCCTGGCCGCGATCAAAGAATTGCCCGACGCCCAGCGCCGTCCGCTGTGCGATAGCGTGGCCGCGGTCAGCGTTGGTCTGGTCGACGGGCGGCCGGTGCTCGACCTCGATTACCAGGAAGATTTTGCCGCCAGCGTCGACATGAACGTGGTCATGACCGGTGCGGGACGTTTCGTCGAGGTGCAGGGGACCGGCGAAGAAGCGACCTTCAGCGAGCAGGAGCTGGCGGCCTTGGTGAAGTTGGCCCGCGGCGGCATCGAGCAGCTTATCGAAAAGCAGCGCGCCGCGCTGCGCAGGGCCTGGCCGTTCTGA
- a CDS encoding Hsp70 family protein produces MGDTALSREHHNLVGIDLGTTFSVIAHLDAKGKAVTLSNKDGDPLTPSAVYLNGNSAVVGKAAREAAAVDAARVALWVKRDMGGVRYSHPVDGRVFRPETLSAVILRKLKQDAERHIGPIAKAVITVPAFFNETRRKATEDAGRIAGLDVIDVLNEPTAAALSYAMAGQSAGGAASPLDVPGGTLTALVYDLGGGTFDVTVVRLAAKRFETLATDGAVQLGGKDWDEKIVQHIAAQFRERYGIDPLADDQRRAALTALAERSKILLSDLPQVPLECFHQEHSLTLNLSREQFEDLSRELLVQTQIVTDLVVEQARLSWTDIDRVLLVGGSTRMPMVKEMLRKATGKEPDDSLDADQVVARGAAIHAGIVAAKGTAGDLEIDEGLKDELKDVEVFNVNAYSLGIKATKRGRPVNAFVIAKNTQLPFAASRIFRLTKAGARHVVVKVLEGESERPNDNIPIGECEVTGLPPNLPVRSPVQVRLSYGANGRISVMALDMTGGRFAQAEIKREYGLTEDDIGREAEFVNQLKIR; encoded by the coding sequence ATGGGAGACACCGCTTTGTCGCGCGAGCATCACAACCTGGTAGGCATCGACCTGGGCACGACGTTCTCCGTCATTGCCCACCTCGATGCCAAGGGCAAAGCGGTGACCTTGTCCAACAAAGACGGCGACCCGCTCACGCCCAGCGCCGTCTACTTGAACGGCAATTCCGCGGTGGTCGGCAAGGCGGCGCGCGAGGCGGCGGCGGTCGATGCCGCACGCGTCGCCCTGTGGGTCAAACGCGATATGGGCGGCGTGCGCTATTCGCACCCCGTCGATGGCCGCGTCTTCCGCCCCGAAACCCTTTCGGCCGTCATCCTCCGCAAGCTGAAGCAGGACGCCGAACGGCACATCGGCCCGATCGCCAAGGCGGTGATCACCGTGCCCGCCTTCTTCAACGAAACGCGCCGCAAAGCGACGGAGGACGCCGGCCGCATCGCCGGGCTGGACGTGATCGACGTTCTCAACGAGCCGACGGCCGCCGCGCTGTCGTATGCCATGGCGGGCCAATCGGCCGGCGGTGCGGCGTCTCCGCTCGACGTGCCGGGCGGAACCTTGACCGCCCTGGTCTACGATCTCGGCGGCGGCACCTTCGACGTCACGGTCGTCCGCCTGGCGGCCAAACGGTTCGAGACCTTGGCCACCGACGGGGCCGTGCAGCTTGGCGGCAAGGACTGGGACGAAAAGATCGTGCAACACATCGCCGCTCAGTTCCGCGAGCGATACGGCATCGACCCGCTGGCCGACGACCAGCGCCGCGCGGCGCTGACCGCCTTGGCCGAGCGCTCGAAGATCCTGCTCAGCGACCTGCCGCAGGTGCCGCTGGAGTGCTTCCACCAAGAACACTCGCTGACGCTCAATCTCAGCCGCGAGCAATTCGAGGATCTGTCGCGAGAGCTGCTCGTGCAGACGCAAATCGTCACGGATCTCGTGGTCGAGCAGGCCAGGCTGAGCTGGACCGACATCGACCGCGTGCTGCTGGTGGGCGGCTCGACGCGGATGCCGATGGTCAAGGAGATGCTCCGCAAGGCGACCGGCAAAGAGCCCGACGATAGTCTCGATGCCGACCAGGTGGTGGCCCGCGGCGCGGCCATCCACGCGGGCATCGTGGCGGCCAAGGGCACGGCCGGCGATCTGGAGATCGACGAAGGTCTGAAAGACGAGCTCAAAGACGTCGAAGTGTTCAACGTGAACGCCTACAGCCTGGGCATCAAAGCCACCAAGCGCGGCCGGCCGGTGAACGCTTTTGTGATCGCGAAGAATACCCAGCTTCCGTTCGCCGCCAGCCGCATCTTTCGCCTGACCAAGGCCGGCGCCAGGCACGTGGTGGTCAAGGTGCTGGAAGGCGAGTCGGAGCGGCCGAACGACAACATTCCGATCGGCGAGTGCGAGGTGACGGGGCTGCCGCCCAACCTGCCGGTCCGCTCGCCGGTGCAGGTGCGGCTGAGCTACGGCGCCAACGGCCGGATCAGCGTGATGGCGCTCGACATGACCGGCGGCCGCTTCGCACAGGCCGAGATCAAGCGAGAATACGGCCTGACGGAAGACGACATCGGCCGCGAGGCCGAGTTTGTGAACCAACTTAAGATACGTTGA